A segment of the Arachis hypogaea cultivar Tifrunner chromosome 5, arahy.Tifrunner.gnm2.J5K5, whole genome shotgun sequence genome:
CCTGGCTTTATGTTTGAGAAATCAATGATGGAACCTTCTCCAGTAGACTGGTCCTGTACATCTTTTGCCCTGAGGTTTGTGCTGCTTCCCTTCACATCTTCAGGTTGTGAAGAGGAGCCTTCTTCAGGAACACGCAGTTTGCCGTCACCTTTGGATCGTTCCAATGGCCTTCCTTCAAATGGCATGGCCTCGGATATACTGCTCGGGATTACATGTAGGCCAGCTATACATACGCACACAATAACAGTATAATGTTATTCAATAAAAGCGTGGTCAGCATCATGCTATGGACAGAGACGGTGATAATCATTAAAAGACTATATTATTAGACTGTATCCTGAAGAGACAGGGCAAGCATTCAAAAGGCTGCGTTTGGAAATTGTTCTAGGACAAAAATACAAAGACAACAAAGAACACAAACCTGTTTGGAGAAGAAAATAGGTACAGAGACGGGCAAAATGTCTCTGACCAAGGATAAATTTTCTCCATCTTTACTGCCTTggtgtttttgtattttgtttcccGGGACAATTACCAAACAAGGTATGATTGTGATTAAACATTCTTTGCATAAATCATTTACAATTTTGAAGATCTCAACACCAGCTGTTTAAGAATACTTACCTCAATATCACAGAGGAATGTTTGGTTTAATATACCAATCTATGATGCATTGCAGAATATATTAAcaatccaaaaattttaacaaatagaACAAATCTAACATCTGGATCTAAGAAGCTTGCATTCGGAAATGATTTATACTAATATCATATATCAAGATCAAAATTACCTGAATTGGGTGGACCCCTGCCAGCAAAGGAAGCGTGTAACTGCTGAGGACGGGAAACCATGCCCAACGAGCTATCCTTATCCAACATGGGAAGCTGAAAAGGAGGATATCCAAACGTCATGTTCATGTGCAAGGGCGCATTACTCACAGCTTGGCCTCCTGCTTCACCAGCAGCTGTAGGCATCACATGCATCAATCTCTGAGGGCTCGGTGCTGCAACAGAGTTGGACTCTTTTGGGTAAGGCACATTCATCATATTTACTTGTTGAACAGGGAAGGAAGTACCATAAGTCATGTTTGCATGCTTAAAATCTTTTTCTGACGACCCGTTAAACCTTTTCTGCCCATTAAAGTCCGTGGCACTCGAGTCAGCAATTCCACGAGCCCCTTTTGTAACATCAGAAGAAGCACCAACCCTTATGAATCCTTTCGAACCATCACTGTGGTGTGTGAGAGGCCTCGAGGTGGAGTTCTCAGCTTCAGAATCAGCCACGTCTTCATTCTCGGCAGTTGAACCATCTTCGGTTATAGAAAGGTGTGATGTTCTTGCCCTCTCATGTAAATTGGCATGATGAACATCACTTCCATGCTTCTTTTGATTACGTATATCATCAAAAGACATCTTTCGTTTGTTCACTGCCTCTAACCGATTGTCATCCTCGATTTCAATAGGTTTGCTACTATTTGCAGCCCAAAATCCTCCCCCGTTCAAATTCAAAGAAGCATTGTCGTCTTTGGCCTTTGAAAGGTCACTAAAGAAGTTTTCCTCAGGCTTTGTGGAATCAGATCTTCGAGCCCCAGCAACCGAGTCTGGCTTCTGAGATCCAGCATCAAACATACTCTTAAAGTCATCAACCATTTTTCCACTTTTTCCAGCATCTTCTGCCCTAATATCTGAGGAACTACCATTCTTGTTCTTGGATTTGCCAGACGAGCCACCACAAGATAAACCCAAGCTGAGCTCAAGCCCACTTTCGTCGTCCATGTTCCAATCTCTAAGCCTTTTGAAACTCAAACACTACCAGGTAGCTTCAATGTCATATGCTCCACGCTACAACAAACTCCATCATTTCACCATCAATAACCACCCTCAGTATCTGTGTATAGTTCAAAGCAAACAAGGCAATCCACATCAGCTGCACAGGAAAGTCTCACATAACAAAAATAAGAAACATGATAAACAATTTCATGTCTATACTCCATTAATATAAACTCCCATGGCTTTAAACTGCAGTTCATAACAATAAGGCAGTTGTGAAAGTCTTCCCTTCAGCAACATACCCCATTAATGTATATTCCAGTAATATAACTATACCcattataacaataacaacaaaaagCAGACACAAATCTTTTTGCTTTCCGAAAGGATCAGGACCTTGAATAGTAcacaatcaaaacaaacaaaagaaaacgaAAGCACACAGTCtaattcagaaggagcaaaggaTGTGAATCAGTTGAAAGACCGCACCTCAACTCTCTGATCCAAATCCTTCCCTTCAAGTGATGTGAGAAACTTGTAGCTGCCACCCAAATCTACAAAATCCCATAGCCACAGACCAAATCAGCAACTACCAAAGCAAGGTCCTCCACTCCCTCTGGATTCTCTGAAGTTTCACTTCAATCTGGAAACTTTCTTGTTCAAATCCGTTACTTAAAGGTGTAGGGAAAATGTGTATAGCTCCGATTAGAGATTCAAAGCTTACTCTGTGAGATGCATGTTtggggcaaaaaaaaaaaaaacaaaaaaataaaataaaataaccgaAATTAGGGTTCACATGGAAATGATTGCATAGCTgagtagagaaaataaattcaGATACCTGAGAATTTTGAAGACTAATAACGATGAAACCCGAACCCTAGGGTCAATTCTCCTTCTTCTGTGGTGAGATCAGTGGGAAAATTTTGAGAGTGAAAGGGGCCAGAAAAAGAGAGCAAATGGATGGttagataaaatataatataatataataaatgatattttttatttttttatttttaatttctgaattttgttttgttttggtgaCAATGTGATTCTCGTGTATAATTATCCTATTTTGGGTTAATAATAATAGTGAGTGGAATCGGTGACCGAGAGACACAAAAAATGATTCCTTGAAtttgtttgtaacaaaatctaCGGGGATCAAGGCCATGAAAAACATGAGTCACCACATAGTATTAAAGTTTGAAAGTTTCAACTACTATGCTTTAGGAATTGGGGCTCTACTAATCAAGTATTTAATCCACATGTTGAGTCCGTTAAACACGTGATTTGagaacaatttaatttttttctttttaatgacAAGCATTAAAGGGAAGCGGTGCTggttttagttttagaatttagatagatttaattttttacatgatttaatttaattgtgCTTTTATTGTTATACTTAAATGTGCTTTAGAATTAGAATCGATTCAGCTAGCTCCAATcgatacaaaaataaaagatggaATAATATCCAAATTGATCCATACTAATATCCGTTaagattatttataataattgaattttggttttttttttttcaggttttagTTCAATATAGAACAcatctaatttatttttctaaaagtgTCGGATGACTATTTCATAAATGAAAtacttttttctattaaaaaagcGCAACAATTTTTGCATAACAATCAAATATGGCATGAATTTGCTTGTGGCAAACACTTGATACCGGATATGTCAATTGTAATCCACTGAAAGAATTCgatattttattgttgttataattTAGATTTAGTGGttgtattataaaaaaaaaaaatctttgtttTGGATCAGATATAAGATATGCATAAGATGTTTCTATTTCCATCTTCATCCacctataaaatttaaataacaagcaaaaataaattagatggtttgtgaagaattttattttattttgtaaaattattttgtttttagtactatttttatgttatatttggtAAATGATACAAATAAAGCTTAAACTCAACTTTTTATTATCGTTGGATCATTTTTAGTTAGTGgctattgatataaaattaatggtaaatactaaattatataatGTCTATAATTtggtatttaatttttgtttaacttatttgttatgataaattttaaatatttaataattatttatttttatacttttaaaattaaatattaattttaattttaacctttttaataaattagataaatatttttaagcATCATAACTATCACTAAGATTAATTAAACAACTACATtacgataaaaaaaaaagagtgtataTAAATACGTTTTATAAGTACATAAAAAAGTAGTAATGCGAGTGAAAAAAAGAGATCCTCTTAATTTATAAATGATAGAGAACTTAATTTCTACTTAAGATTCTATCTCAACAATGTATATCAAATTATCAATGAtgatagaaaatattaaaaaaataatataaaagacaTAACTGAATTTACGTGGGATAAAAAAAAGTTGAATTACTTGAagcaaatagagaaaaaaaatgaatgttGTTCTAGATCGTTATATCCGCTTGATTTTAAAgagattattgaaaaaaatttgaccTAAATTGGactaaaagaagaaggaagaaaagttaaaaaaaaaaattcaataacaaGAGGGtgataaaattagaaaaagcagtttcacaaaaagaaagaaataaaatatagacaaaaaaaaataggAGGCAACATTAACAAAGGGTATGGACACAcatctaaaaaaagaaaaacataattaagaaaaaagaaaatatcacccaacaaaaaagaaagaaagcgtcCAAGAAccaaagagaagaggaaaaaaatgctcaaaaacaaataatgataatgatacaGAAGATTCAAAAGAGGAAACAAGAAAAATTTGCAAACTTAATTAAGTCTCAATTCATGTTACAATTTAGTGACGAAGAAGCTATAGTAAAACATGCATTACACAAGAAGAGGTTAAGAAAATATCAATACAAATGACAttgcaataaaaaaaaatcaatggatAATAAAAAGACAAATCTAACCCAAAAATTGATGGTGTGGAGAATAGTTTTAAGTTTGTAGTGAAAGAAGAAGTGTATTGGTGGTTAAAACCTTGAGTCTAACGGATGAAGTGGCATAATTAGAGAGAAACTACTAGACCAATTGACGGTGTAAAAAGAGTATTTATCTTAATAAAGGAGTGGGTTAAAAGAGTAACATTAGTAGTCAACACTTAGAAATTGATGGAGTGGTTGTATTGAAGTAGAGGTGAAGCTCTTGGTAGAATAATTGAGTGGCCTAGAGCTTGGAGGTTATATACTTATATCTAGTGTTTTGTTTTggtctttaataattttttgtgatTGTTCATATGTGTCTCTTGTGTTTGTTTTTATGACGTATCGATGacctttaattttattcttaatggtTATACCGAAAGGA
Coding sequences within it:
- the LOC112802106 gene encoding ninja-family protein mc410 isoform X1; amino-acid sequence: MDDESGLELSLGLSCGGSSGKSKNKNGSSSDIRAEDAGKSGKMVDDFKSMFDAGSQKPDSVAGARRSDSTKPEENFFSDLSKAKDDNASLNLNGGGFWAANSSKPIEIEDDNRLEAVNKRKMSFDDIRNQKKHGSDVHHANLHERARTSHLSITEDGSTAENEDVADSEAENSTSRPLTHHSDGSKGFIRVGASSDVTKGARGIADSSATDFNGQKRFNGSSEKDFKHANMTYGTSFPVQQVNMMNVPYPKESNSVAAPSPQRLMHVMPTAAGEAGGQAVSNAPLHMNMTFGYPPFQLPMLDKDSSLGMVSRPQQLHASFAGRGPPNSAGLHVIPSSISEAMPFEGRPLERSKGDGKLRVPEEGSSSQPEDVKGSSTNLRAKDVQDQSTGEGSIIDFSNIKPGLAADVKFGGCGSYPNLPWVSTTGSGPNGRTISGVTYRYSTNQIRIVCACHGSHMTPEEFVRHANEDRASPEGTAVLGTVANGNPAASSHG
- the LOC112802106 gene encoding ninja-family protein mc410 isoform X2 yields the protein MDDESGLELSLGLSCGGSSGKSKNKNGSSSDIRAEDAGKSGKMVDDFKSMFDAGSQKPDSVAGARRSDSTKPEENFFSDLSKAKDDNASLNLNGGGFWAANSSKPIEIEDDNRLEAVNKRKMSFDDIRNQKKHGSDVHHANLHERARTSHLSITEDGSTAENEDVADSEAENSTSRPLTHHSDGSKGFIRVGASSDVTKGARGIADSSATDFNGQKRFNGSSEKDFKHANMTYAPSPQRLMHVMPTAAGEAGGQAVSNAPLHMNMTFGYPPFQLPMLDKDSSLGMVSRPQQLHASFAGRGPPNSAGLHVIPSSISEAMPFEGRPLERSKGDGKLRVPEEGSSSQPEDVKGSSTNLRAKDVQDQSTGEGSIIDFSNIKPGLAADVKFGGCGSYPNLPWVSTTGSGPNGRTISGVTYRYSTNQIRIVCACHGSHMTPEEFVRHANEDRASPEGTAVLGTVANGNPAASSHG